From a region of the Fervidicoccaceae archaeon genome:
- a CDS encoding bifunctional hydroxymethylpyrimidine kinase/phosphomethylpyrimidine kinase, translating to MSWKFNHPPRALTIAGSDSGGGAGIQADLKTFLVHGVHGMSAITSITAQNTKEVTAIHDVPPAVVVKQIEAVVEDIGVDAAKTGMLSSKEIIDAVASVLSKYDFPLVVDPVMVAKSGARLLREDAIDALKSKILPRAEVVTPNRMEAEVLSGLKIRNIEDAKRAALVIQKEFSPKVVVVKGGHIEGDRASDVVYYNGEYHILSGNWIEEGCTHGTGCSFSAAIAANLAWKLDVISSIKRAKEFITQSIFYGTKVGGGHCPVNPGSWIEIPAERFRILQSLKEAVKILIENGEAVSKLYPEVGINFVMSLPAWYARTTEDVAGFPGRIVLIGKKLAAPYPPEFGASKHVASAVISMMRFDPSKRSAMNIAYTDNLEEIAEQLGIRTSYFDRMEEPPEIRNKEGATTPWGIEVAVRRAGNKIPDLIIDRGGFGKEPLAFVFDTDPFGVVEKVIRIAKSVR from the coding sequence ATGTCTTGGAAATTCAATCACCCACCTAGAGCGCTCACCATTGCTGGTAGCGATTCGGGAGGAGGAGCTGGGATCCAGGCAGACTTGAAGACTTTTCTTGTCCATGGAGTTCACGGAATGAGTGCAATAACTAGCATAACAGCTCAGAACACCAAGGAAGTTACTGCAATACATGATGTTCCCCCAGCTGTAGTTGTAAAACAGATCGAGGCAGTTGTTGAGGATATAGGGGTCGATGCAGCAAAGACTGGAATGCTTAGCAGCAAGGAGATAATTGATGCTGTAGCTTCGGTTCTCAGCAAGTACGATTTCCCACTTGTTGTGGATCCAGTAATGGTAGCCAAAAGCGGGGCTCGCCTTCTAAGAGAGGATGCAATTGATGCTCTTAAGAGCAAAATTCTTCCAAGAGCAGAGGTTGTAACACCTAATAGAATGGAAGCTGAAGTTCTTTCGGGACTAAAAATAAGAAATATTGAAGATGCTAAAAGGGCTGCTCTTGTCATTCAAAAGGAGTTTTCCCCCAAAGTAGTTGTTGTAAAAGGGGGACATATAGAGGGAGATAGAGCATCAGATGTTGTTTACTACAATGGTGAATACCACATTCTATCAGGAAATTGGATAGAGGAGGGATGCACGCATGGAACTGGATGCTCCTTCAGCGCCGCCATTGCTGCTAACTTAGCCTGGAAGCTTGATGTTATATCATCCATTAAGCGCGCCAAGGAATTTATCACTCAATCCATATTTTACGGAACAAAAGTTGGTGGAGGGCATTGCCCAGTTAATCCTGGTTCTTGGATCGAAATACCAGCTGAGCGCTTCAGAATACTGCAGTCGCTGAAAGAAGCTGTTAAAATCCTCATAGAAAATGGGGAAGCAGTATCGAAGCTATATCCAGAAGTAGGCATAAACTTCGTGATGAGTCTGCCAGCCTGGTATGCGAGAACCACAGAGGATGTAGCTGGATTTCCTGGTAGGATTGTTCTTATTGGAAAGAAGCTAGCTGCTCCTTATCCTCCGGAATTTGGAGCTTCCAAACATGTAGCTAGTGCAGTGATCTCCATGATGAGATTCGATCCGAGCAAGAGGTCTGCTATGAATATAGCTTATACAGATAACTTAGAGGAGATAGCAGAACAGCTGGGAATTAGAACTTCCTATTTCGATAGAATGGAGGAGCCTCCAGAAATAAGAAATAAGGAGGGTGCCACCACTCCTTGGGGAATCGAAGTGGCAGTTAGGAGGGCAGGAAACAAGATACCAGATTTGATCATAGATAGGGGAGGATTTGGAAAGGAACCCTTAGCATTTGTGTTCGATACGGATCCCTTCGGGGTTGTCGAAAAAGTAATAAGAATAGCGAAAAGCGTGAGGTGA
- a CDS encoding aldo/keto reductase — translation MEFRNLGLTEEKVSEVGLGTWQFSESWGILDYEVAKKVIAAAIEHEINFIDTAIAYGLGKSEEFIGRAIKELKARDSVLIATKIPGEFLAEHDVLHAVAGSLRRLQTDHVELMQVHSPPLWNNIPTCEYMRALEKLVFMGLIDYIGLSNFPPILIEEARSCLSREDVVSIQVRYNLIEREAEKEIIHYSLSTGMSLISWSPLAKGALSGKYTLENLPKFTDVRGSEPIFIQQNFEKIYPLLEKLKEIALKYNKTQPQVALNWLLSSYDNIIVIPGAKSPEQVVENAGASGWKMSFNDWRELEELSRRITIFRSLKAP, via the coding sequence ATGGAATTTAGAAACCTTGGATTAACGGAGGAAAAAGTAAGTGAAGTTGGATTAGGAACATGGCAGTTCAGCGAATCTTGGGGAATTCTCGATTATGAAGTTGCCAAAAAAGTTATAGCAGCTGCTATTGAGCATGAGATTAATTTCATAGATACAGCCATAGCTTATGGATTGGGAAAAAGCGAGGAGTTCATTGGTAGAGCCATCAAGGAATTGAAAGCTAGGGATAGCGTTCTCATTGCAACAAAAATTCCAGGAGAGTTTCTAGCAGAGCACGATGTTCTGCATGCAGTAGCAGGAAGCCTGAGAAGACTGCAAACGGATCACGTTGAATTAATGCAGGTGCACTCTCCTCCTTTGTGGAATAATATTCCTACATGTGAGTACATGAGAGCGCTGGAAAAATTGGTCTTCATGGGCCTCATAGATTACATAGGATTGAGCAATTTTCCACCGATATTGATAGAGGAAGCCAGAAGCTGCCTCTCAAGAGAAGATGTTGTTAGCATTCAAGTTAGATATAACTTGATTGAAAGAGAGGCAGAGAAGGAAATAATTCATTATTCATTGAGCACTGGTATGAGCTTAATAAGTTGGAGCCCACTTGCAAAGGGAGCACTCTCAGGAAAGTACACCCTTGAGAATCTTCCAAAGTTCACTGATGTAAGGGGAAGCGAACCAATATTCATTCAGCAGAATTTTGAGAAAATATACCCGTTGTTGGAGAAGCTGAAGGAGATTGCGCTTAAATATAATAAAACGCAGCCGCAAGTTGCTCTGAACTGGCTGCTAAGCTCTTATGACAACATAATTGTAATACCTGGGGCAAAATCTCCTGAGCAGGTAGTAGAAAATGCCGGAGCTTCTGGATGGAAAATGAGCTTCAATGATTGGAGGGAGCTGGAGGAGCTCTCCAGAAGAATAACTATATTTAGAAGCTTGAAAGCTCCATGA
- a CDS encoding alanine--glyoxylate aminotransferase family protein — MEKKGNDLLTHKLILTPGPTEMPRELLLSLAKDVENPDLDQSFYDFYHGIYQKLARLLNSWNHRALIMLGEAMLGLEASIINLLEEGEEGLVLSNGFFGDGFSDLLNLTGRKSKVCKWDEREGIPADETEKCIEQSPNSKAVYMVHCETPTGVLNPVEKIAPIASESGKYVVVDAVSSMFTTPIYADEWKVDVLIGGSQKALNLPPGLTILMISDKAWKYSVSKNTKSFYLSFSQWRGFLENREMTPYTHSMNHLRALDDALIRMINEGEDNVYRRHEKIREASWKAASLLGLELFPRDIKSACPGVTAVLLPSDISSIEASQWIMNRYGIMLGTGLGKLRERILRIGHMGFTASLDYLLLAYLAVGSYLKEKGKVRPVDIVESLEAIMRIK, encoded by the coding sequence ATGGAAAAGAAGGGCAATGATTTGCTCACACACAAGTTAATTCTCACTCCTGGCCCAACTGAGATGCCGAGAGAGCTGCTTCTCTCCCTTGCAAAGGACGTGGAAAACCCTGATCTCGATCAATCCTTCTACGATTTTTACCATGGAATTTATCAGAAGCTTGCTAGATTACTGAACTCGTGGAATCATAGAGCATTGATAATGCTTGGAGAAGCAATGCTCGGCCTTGAAGCCAGCATAATCAATTTGCTAGAAGAGGGGGAAGAGGGATTAGTCCTCTCAAATGGCTTTTTCGGGGATGGATTCTCCGATTTACTTAATTTGACGGGAAGAAAATCAAAGGTATGTAAGTGGGATGAAAGAGAGGGTATTCCAGCCGATGAAACTGAAAAATGCATAGAGCAGAGTCCCAATTCCAAAGCAGTTTATATGGTTCACTGCGAGACTCCAACAGGGGTACTGAATCCAGTTGAAAAAATTGCTCCAATTGCTTCTGAATCTGGTAAATATGTAGTTGTAGACGCAGTATCCAGCATGTTCACAACTCCAATTTATGCTGATGAATGGAAGGTGGATGTTCTCATAGGTGGAAGTCAGAAAGCCTTGAATTTGCCACCAGGACTAACAATACTAATGATTAGCGACAAGGCATGGAAATACTCAGTCAGTAAGAACACAAAATCTTTCTACCTTTCTTTCTCCCAGTGGAGGGGATTTCTGGAAAATAGAGAGATGACTCCATATACTCACTCAATGAACCACCTTAGAGCGCTTGACGATGCGCTAATTAGAATGATAAACGAAGGGGAAGATAATGTATACAGGAGGCACGAGAAGATTAGAGAGGCATCATGGAAGGCTGCTTCCCTACTTGGACTTGAGCTATTTCCAAGAGATATAAAGAGCGCATGTCCAGGAGTTACAGCAGTCCTCCTCCCCAGCGATATTTCATCAATTGAAGCCAGCCAATGGATAATGAACAGATATGGAATAATGCTGGGGACAGGTCTGGGAAAGCTCAGAGAGAGAATACTTAGGATAGGACATATGGGCTTTACAGCATCACTAGACTACCTTCTATTAGCTTATCTTGCTGTTGGGAGCTATCTAAAGGAGAAGGGAAAAGTTAGACCAGTTGATATAGTAGAATCTCTGGAGGCAATAATGAGGATCAAATAA
- a CDS encoding MBL fold metallo-hydrolase codes for MECIKVFYHGHAAFQIQTEKVSIIIDPHDGYSIGLKPINTKADLILITHDHFDHNAKENVSKPNSVVFDMFEGEKEIEINGEKLLLKGKKVSHDKESGKKRGFVSTYLIELKGYRLLHMGDVGEMPKDDYFEWLGKERVDVLFIPVGGYFTIDPSEAWEIGSRINPRYLVPMHYWRSGMNLPISPLKDFLKFAKAEVISTEQPFSLCEKGTSDERMKILTFKGLEK; via the coding sequence TTGGAATGCATAAAAGTCTTTTATCATGGTCATGCGGCCTTTCAGATACAAACAGAAAAAGTTTCAATCATTATTGATCCTCACGACGGATATAGCATAGGATTGAAGCCCATAAACACGAAGGCTGACTTGATTCTGATAACACATGACCATTTCGATCACAATGCAAAGGAAAATGTCTCAAAGCCGAACTCAGTTGTGTTTGATATGTTTGAAGGAGAGAAGGAGATCGAAATAAATGGAGAGAAATTGCTGTTGAAAGGAAAGAAGGTTTCACATGATAAGGAGAGTGGGAAGAAGAGAGGATTTGTTTCAACATATCTCATTGAGTTAAAAGGATATCGTCTTCTTCACATGGGAGATGTAGGAGAGATGCCAAAGGATGATTACTTTGAGTGGCTGGGAAAGGAAAGGGTGGATGTCCTTTTCATCCCGGTAGGAGGATACTTTACCATAGATCCTTCTGAGGCATGGGAAATAGGGAGCAGAATAAATCCGAGATATCTCGTTCCCATGCACTACTGGAGAAGCGGAATGAACCTACCAATCTCCCCTCTAAAGGATTTTCTAAAGTTCGCTAAAGCTGAGGTGATCTCGACAGAGCAGCCTTTCTCTCTATGTGAGAAGGGTACTTCAGATGAGAGGATGAAGATATTAACCTTCAAAGGACTGGAAAAATAG
- a CDS encoding NAD(P)/FAD-dependent oxidoreductase — protein MKVGIIGGGISGILSAIKLLKAGCDVFLYEEHQSIGYPKHCTGLISERTQKELEYAGKKCTDSFYSSINFEIPFEGRLKLFSKYKIVHLDRACLERELFHLFEDLGGKAFLGKKATLDGRNHIIAGGHSAYFDHVIVAEGIRREISKKFLKYLKNEQKVFGLNVVYRAKHELEGITVGFHPSIAKGFFYWIFPTAENTVIVGAGTSNPRNLNNSISLLTKVYNLNTPIEIERYGGWISTGPPPKRQEIRDITFIGDAFGMQKPITGGGIFPITYALKGVEEKSCVSSIEVLRENSIKITNLLKKQLPIARIAHSESFYTLARKIIGTFNGLEIVDEQGLFDYDRHETIFPYILLHFFDFLREIKIK, from the coding sequence TTGAAAGTCGGAATTATTGGCGGAGGGATCTCGGGGATCCTCTCTGCTATAAAACTGCTTAAAGCTGGCTGCGATGTATTTCTCTACGAAGAGCATCAGAGCATAGGATATCCCAAGCACTGTACTGGACTTATATCAGAGAGAACTCAGAAGGAGCTCGAATATGCCGGAAAGAAGTGCACAGATTCATTTTATTCTTCGATCAATTTCGAGATTCCGTTTGAGGGAAGATTGAAGCTTTTTTCTAAATACAAGATAGTTCACCTTGATAGAGCTTGTCTGGAGAGAGAGCTCTTTCATTTATTTGAAGATTTAGGGGGAAAGGCATTTCTTGGAAAAAAAGCCACCTTAGATGGGAGGAATCACATCATTGCTGGAGGCCATTCTGCATATTTCGACCACGTAATAGTTGCTGAGGGAATTAGAAGAGAGATATCAAAAAAATTTTTAAAATACTTGAAAAATGAACAAAAAGTGTTTGGATTGAATGTTGTTTATAGAGCAAAGCATGAACTTGAGGGCATTACTGTCGGCTTCCATCCATCTATAGCTAAGGGATTTTTCTACTGGATTTTTCCCACAGCTGAGAATACGGTAATCGTTGGAGCAGGAACATCAAATCCAAGAAACCTGAATAATAGCATATCACTATTGACAAAAGTTTACAACCTAAATACTCCAATTGAGATTGAAAGGTATGGAGGATGGATAAGCACTGGCCCTCCCCCAAAAAGGCAGGAAATCAGAGATATAACTTTTATTGGTGATGCCTTTGGAATGCAAAAGCCTATAACTGGTGGGGGAATTTTTCCAATTACATATGCTCTGAAAGGTGTAGAGGAAAAAAGCTGTGTATCTTCCATTGAAGTTCTGAGGGAGAATTCAATAAAAATAACGAATTTATTGAAAAAACAGCTACCAATCGCGAGGATAGCTCACTCAGAGAGCTTTTACACTTTAGCTAGAAAAATAATAGGAACCTTCAATGGTCTGGAGATAGTTGATGAGCAGGGCCTGTTCGATTATGATAGGCATGAAACGATTTTTCCATACATATTGCTACACTTCTTCGATTTTCTGAGAGAAATTAAAATTAAATAG
- a CDS encoding ABC transporter ATP-binding protein, which yields MPNDAIKAKSLWKIYNSKRNSITALKNLSLTMEKGKITTLLGRNGAGKTTFLRIAATQLLPTKGEIEVLGYDAISQPYEIRERIAVIPQDAKPLLFPSPIEYIVAVLTMRGFSFGEARIRAKEVLRELEFSEADMNKAAWDLSGGFQRRLLLAVVLAMNVELIMLDEPTIGLDPLARRDLWGKIALLKKKGKTILLTTHYMDEAEKLSDKVIIIHNGEKIIEGEPSSLLSNFKWKRKVEVLDECDRDMMMKFGEVHGSMPPYIIYLNDDLESAISYLNERGCRAVGSVTTLEDVFLRSVGEEKWKLIGEE from the coding sequence TTGCCCAATGATGCTATAAAAGCCAAATCCCTATGGAAAATCTACAATAGCAAAAGAAATTCAATAACCGCTCTCAAGAATCTCTCTCTTACTATGGAGAAAGGAAAGATAACAACTTTGCTCGGAAGAAATGGAGCCGGAAAAACAACCTTTCTGAGAATAGCTGCTACACAGCTATTGCCAACAAAGGGAGAAATTGAGGTTCTCGGATACGATGCTATTAGTCAGCCCTATGAAATTAGAGAGAGAATAGCTGTTATACCTCAAGATGCAAAGCCACTTCTCTTTCCATCACCCATTGAATATATAGTAGCTGTGCTCACAATGAGAGGCTTTTCCTTTGGAGAAGCAAGAATAAGGGCAAAGGAGGTTTTGAGAGAACTTGAGTTTTCAGAAGCCGATATGAATAAGGCTGCCTGGGATTTAAGCGGAGGTTTTCAAAGGAGGCTTCTCTTGGCTGTTGTTCTGGCAATGAATGTTGAGCTCATCATGCTGGATGAACCCACCATTGGACTCGATCCCCTTGCTAGAAGGGACTTGTGGGGAAAGATTGCTCTCTTGAAGAAAAAAGGAAAGACAATACTGCTCACAACTCATTACATGGATGAAGCTGAGAAGCTCAGCGATAAGGTAATCATAATCCATAATGGTGAGAAGATAATCGAAGGAGAACCCAGCTCGCTTCTGAGCAATTTCAAGTGGAAGAGAAAAGTTGAGGTTTTAGATGAATGTGATAGAGACATGATGATGAAGTTTGGAGAAGTGCATGGCAGCATGCCCCCATACATAATTTACCTAAATGACGACCTCGAAAGCGCTATTAGCTACTTGAATGAAAGAGGATGCAGAGCAGTAGGCAGTGTAACCACACTCGAAGATGTATTCCTCAGATCTGTGGGTGAGGAGAAATGGAAGCTAATTGGAGAAGAATGA
- a CDS encoding ribbon-helix-helix domain-containing protein produces the protein MTLKIITFKIDEELLERIDLLAQETGTNRSDIIRKAILLYVNKMEKEATIKKPRIKIIKDTE, from the coding sequence ATGACCCTGAAGATTATTACATTTAAAATCGATGAGGAGCTGCTGGAGAGAATTGACCTACTGGCCCAGGAAACTGGGACAAATAGGAGCGACATAATTAGAAAAGCGATTCTGCTATATGTTAATAAGATGGAAAAGGAGGCCACAATAAAGAAGCCCAGAATAAAAATAATTAAGGATACGGAATGA